Proteins from one Sulfurovum sp. TSL1 genomic window:
- a CDS encoding OprD family outer membrane porin — protein sequence MKPIFAASLATLALSAASADIKHTLKSNMQVVYQKTPSQVDNIGDMLTKGEFYGRLRFNYFWGDKGETHYVMGTGGSLVYKSAYLNGFGFTAGLYTTQNPWHMDDEDAAIYKAGKDVLNRYDVLTQGKYGMTSLAQAYLEYKHAHLDVQFGRLIYESFLTKSNDTKMIPNTFEGVALYSLALSDTKLQAAYLTKQKLRDHTTFHHLLAYGDDPSDPYAKYTENDDSAMHKGLTLSKLNAAGIDDRLVTVEAKNSSMENLLLTFNYTAVPDLVSSAMVQADYTFTMDDLKITPALRYMKQFDNGAGIIGGANLNTKTFGYDDPESLESALFGAKVDLAQNAWKLRFGYTKIADEGDLIAPWRGFPTGGFTRAMAQYNWYANTQTYMARADYDFDKAGVVSRLKAFMRYAVQDFDDYKPGVQSDNNVLTLDVLKEFDSLPGFYMKTRLAYVEGDDDTVAGDGSLKADSSYNEFRFEINYLF from the coding sequence ATGAAACCGATTTTTGCAGCATCACTTGCTACATTAGCATTGAGTGCAGCTTCAGCAGATATAAAACATACACTAAAATCCAATATGCAGGTCGTTTATCAAAAGACACCGTCTCAAGTAGACAACATAGGGGATATGTTAACCAAAGGGGAGTTTTACGGCAGGCTGCGTTTCAACTATTTTTGGGGTGACAAAGGAGAAACACATTATGTTATGGGAACAGGAGGGAGCCTGGTCTATAAGAGTGCTTACCTCAATGGCTTTGGCTTTACGGCCGGGCTTTATACCACACAGAACCCTTGGCATATGGATGATGAAGATGCAGCGATCTATAAGGCAGGTAAAGACGTTTTAAACAGATATGATGTGCTGACACAGGGAAAATATGGCATGACCTCACTGGCTCAGGCGTACCTGGAGTATAAACATGCACATCTTGATGTACAGTTCGGAAGGCTTATCTATGAAAGCTTTTTGACCAAAAGCAATGATACAAAGATGATACCGAATACTTTTGAAGGTGTTGCACTCTACAGTCTTGCACTGTCTGATACCAAGCTGCAAGCTGCTTATCTTACCAAACAAAAACTAAGGGACCACACCACGTTCCATCATCTTTTGGCATATGGAGATGATCCAAGCGATCCCTATGCAAAATATACTGAAAATGATGATTCGGCGATGCATAAAGGACTTACACTGTCCAAGCTAAATGCAGCTGGTATCGATGACAGGCTTGTGACAGTCGAAGCCAAGAACAGCAGTATGGAGAACTTGTTACTGACCTTTAACTATACAGCCGTTCCTGACCTGGTCTCTTCGGCAATGGTGCAGGCAGATTATACATTTACTATGGATGATCTAAAAATTACGCCGGCACTTCGTTATATGAAACAGTTTGATAATGGAGCAGGAATAATAGGAGGTGCGAATCTAAACACAAAGACCTTTGGCTATGACGATCCTGAGAGTCTTGAGAGTGCGCTTTTTGGTGCGAAGGTCGATCTGGCCCAAAATGCATGGAAACTTCGTTTTGGATATACGAAGATCGCTGATGAGGGAGATTTGATCGCGCCCTGGAGGGGATTCCCAACAGGCGGGTTTACCAGGGCAATGGCACAGTACAACTGGTATGCCAATACCCAAACATATATGGCAAGGGCAGACTATGACTTTGACAAGGCTGGGGTGGTATCGAGATTAAAAGCGTTTATGCGTTATGCGGTACAGGACTTTGATGACTATAAGCCAGGGGTACAATCAGACAATAATGTTTTGACACTTGATGTACTCAAAGAGTTCGACAGTTTACCTGGATTCTATATGAAAACACGTCTAGCCTATGTGGAGGGTGATGATGATACGGTTGCAGGCGATGGGTCATTGAAAGCAGACTCATCTTACAATGAATTCAGATTTGAGATCAATTATCTGTTTTAA
- a CDS encoding molybdopterin-binding protein, translating to MSDLVATVQSIQCHDGVNIVTFALGEQTLTMVSLELDEVVSIGSDCLLSVNASSVAIGKNLRGMLSYSNQLSAKVVAIEKGKLLARILLDISENRVESMITVASTERLGLEVGDQVTALIKSTVLSVSKVLA from the coding sequence ATGAGTGATCTTGTAGCCACAGTACAATCGATTCAATGTCACGATGGGGTAAACATCGTGACATTCGCTTTGGGGGAGCAAACCCTCACGATGGTAAGTTTGGAGTTGGATGAAGTAGTGAGTATAGGTTCAGACTGTCTACTCAGTGTGAATGCATCCAGTGTTGCCATAGGTAAAAACCTGCGTGGTATGCTCAGTTATTCCAATCAGCTCTCAGCTAAAGTCGTTGCGATAGAAAAAGGTAAATTGTTGGCACGTATTCTTTTGGATATTTCAGAAAACCGTGTAGAGTCGATGATTACTGTAGCTTCAACTGAAAGACTCGGACTGGAAGTAGGCGATCAGGTCACTGCACTGATAAAATCTACCGTACTATCAGTTTCAAAGGTACTTGCATGA
- the modB gene encoding molybdate ABC transporter permease subunit produces MSEVFMGIELEPFLISFKLAGLTTLILFVIALPLAWYLSQTRSKIKPFLEAVTALPIVLPPSVLGFYILWALSHNSPVGAFFEETFGVKLVFNFTGLVIASCFYSLPFMVQPMQSGFESLNKNMLDASYICGQGTWMTILKVALPNIKPALMTAIIVTFAHTVGEFGVVLMVGGSIPGETKVASVAIYEMVEIMDYKAAHIYSAIMVILSFLVLLGVYVFNRKQNKKLGGF; encoded by the coding sequence ATGAGCGAAGTATTTATGGGTATTGAACTGGAACCGTTTCTGATCTCTTTTAAACTCGCCGGGTTGACCACTTTGATCCTGTTTGTGATCGCTTTACCTTTGGCATGGTATTTATCCCAAACAAGATCAAAGATCAAACCGTTTCTTGAAGCGGTCACGGCATTACCGATCGTATTGCCCCCGTCGGTCCTGGGATTTTATATCCTCTGGGCACTTTCTCATAACTCTCCTGTCGGTGCATTTTTTGAAGAGACATTCGGCGTCAAGTTGGTTTTCAATTTCACGGGACTAGTGATCGCCAGTTGTTTTTACAGCCTTCCTTTTATGGTACAGCCGATGCAGAGCGGTTTTGAAAGTTTGAATAAAAATATGCTGGATGCCTCGTATATCTGCGGTCAGGGAACATGGATGACGATACTCAAAGTGGCACTTCCCAATATAAAACCGGCACTGATGACAGCGATCATTGTGACCTTTGCACACACGGTAGGTGAGTTTGGTGTTGTATTGATGGTGGGAGGAAGTATCCCCGGAGAAACCAAAGTGGCATCGGTGGCGATCTATGAGATGGTGGAGATCATGGATTACAAAGCAGCACACATCTACAGTGCGATCATGGTGATCCTAAGCTTTTTGGTCCTTTTGGGTGTCTATGTTTTCAATCGCAAACAAAATAAAAAACTGGGTGGCTTTTGA
- the modA gene encoding molybdate ABC transporter substrate-binding protein, giving the protein MKKILLSLLFGMMSLHAGEIKVAVAANVSYAIDDLKKAFNVLYPETKVQVTLGSSGKLTAQIKNGAPYQLFMAANMKYPEALYKEGIAVTRPLVYAQGSLAYLSNRKQDFKKGIALIKDATIQKIAVANPKTAPYGKAAVEAMKNGGVFEAVEKKFVYAESISQTVSYAVTAADIGFIAKSSLYSPKMAHFKEGVNWADVDPELYTPINQGMVVLSNGEKNSEVAAFYIFMLSAKAKEILQNYGYLVP; this is encoded by the coding sequence ATGAAAAAGATACTTTTATCTTTACTTTTTGGAATGATGAGCCTGCATGCAGGTGAGATCAAAGTCGCTGTAGCGGCTAATGTCAGTTATGCGATTGACGATCTGAAAAAAGCATTCAATGTACTTTATCCGGAGACAAAGGTTCAAGTAACACTTGGAAGCAGCGGGAAGCTCACTGCACAGATCAAGAATGGCGCCCCCTACCAGCTATTTATGGCGGCAAATATGAAATATCCTGAGGCTCTTTATAAAGAAGGTATCGCTGTCACCAGACCACTTGTGTATGCACAGGGGTCATTGGCTTATTTAAGTAACAGAAAGCAGGACTTCAAAAAAGGTATAGCACTTATAAAAGATGCTACAATTCAAAAAATTGCTGTGGCCAATCCTAAAACAGCACCTTACGGGAAAGCAGCGGTAGAAGCGATGAAAAACGGTGGTGTGTTTGAGGCAGTGGAAAAGAAGTTTGTCTATGCGGAATCAATCTCACAGACGGTTTCCTATGCAGTAACTGCAGCAGATATCGGCTTCATCGCAAAATCGTCACTCTACAGTCCCAAGATGGCACATTTTAAAGAGGGAGTGAATTGGGCAGATGTGGACCCGGAACTCTATACACCTATCAATCAGGGGATGGTTGTGCTAAGTAACGGAGAAAAGAACAGTGAAGTGGCAGCATTCTATATATTTATGTTGAGTGCCAAGGCAAAAGAGATTTTACAAAACTATGGATATTTGGTACCATGA